TGAGTTTTCCGCAATTCCGCGAATTTCTCGATTCGCGTTTGCAGATTTTTCTTGGCGATTTGACCGGCGCGAACTTTGGCCTCGAAGATAACGCCTACCGCCAGTTGGTGCGGTCGACCGAGTCGATCATCCACTGCGCAGCTTCACTGAACCGCAAATCCGAGAAGAGCTGCCTGAATGTGAACCTGCGTGGCACGCTGCAGGTCATCCAGCTCGGCATGCGCGCACGCGATGAACATGGCCTGCGGCGATTCAGCCACGTGAGTACGGTGGCTGTAGCGGGCCAGCGGCAAAACGAAATCGTGGAAGAGGATTCGTCGATCGATTGGAATCGCTCAGACTACGATCCCTACGCGCGGACGAAAAAATTCTGCGAATACATGTTGGCCGAACTTTTGCCCGACGTGCCGCGAACGATTTTTCGTCCCAGCATCGTGCTGGGAGATAGCCGACGGCCAGAGACAAATCAGTTCGACATGGTGCAGGCATTTGTGTTTCTCGCAGGACTGCCCTTGCTGCCATTCCGGCCGGACGATCGCGTGGACATTGTGCCAGTGGATTATGTGGCTAACGCAATTACGACTTTGCACCAAAAGGAAAAGACGGCGCACGAGATCTATCACTTGTCATCGGGAGCGGAATCGGAAACGTACCGGCAATTGACGCTGGCGCTCGCCGAAGCGCAGGGGAAACGTCCGCCAGTATTTGTGCCATCGCTCGAGCAGCCGACAGCAAGCACTGTTAATTTCGCGGCAGGAAAATTCGGCAAAGCGGGAAAATTGGCGACATTGCTGAAAGTTTTCTTGCCGTACTTGCGATGGAATACGGTTTTTGACAACACGCGCGTGGTCTCCGAAATGGGATGCACACCGGATCCATTTTCGAAATACTGCTATCCGCTGCTGAAATTCAGCCGTGAAAACCATTTCACGTACCCATATCGAAGCTGGCCGCAAGAAGCCGCGCAGGAAATTCCGCGATGATGGATTTTCTGCTGGAGGCCTGGGTCGCCGGGTCGATCGAGTGGGCGAAATTCACGTGGATGCTCGGACGAGGAAAAAGATGGCAGCCAGGCGAAAAATTGCGGCTGCTTTTTGCGTGCTACTGCGGGGCGAGGAATACGGGATCGGATCTGCGCGTCGAGGAAATTCTGCGGCAGGTGCGGCGCGTTCTCGGCGATGAAAATGTGGATTTGGCAGTGATGACGCAGGATTTCGATCTGACGCGCGGCTATTTTCAGGGCACGCGGCAGGTGCGATTGCCGGACGTCTTCCCGCCATTTCTGAACCGCGAAACGCCGCAATACGACGGCGTGGTGGCATGCGAAGGGTCGATGTTCAAGAGCAAGTTCGCGAACGCGCTGACGACGATGATGATCGGCTCGCTGGCGCTGGCTTCGGCACGCAACCGGCTTTCCGTGGGATACGGCGGGGAAGCGGGCCACATGGATCCGCTCGTCGAGAAAATGTGCAAACACTATTGCCGCGACTCGATCGTGATCACGCGAAGCGAGGAATCGCAGGCGCTTCTTGGCAAACTGGGAATCCCCACGGAACTTGGCACAGACACGGCGTGGACATTCGAGCCGCGCCCTGCGGAATACGGGCAAAAAGTCTTGCGCGAGGCCGGCTGGGACGGGACGACGCCGGTGCTCGTGCTTTGCCCTATCAATCCTTTCTGGTGGCCGGTGAAGGCGTCCGTGGCAAAGGCGGCGGCGCGAATGCTGACGGGCGCTTATAAGGAGAGCCACTACCGCTCGATTTATTTTCACCGCTCGGGACGCAGCGTCGAAAGCGCATATAGCCGTTATATCCATGCGTTTGCCCGCGGCGTCGATCGCTTTCGGAGGGAGCACAAAGTTTTTACTGTGTGCGTCGGGATGGAAATGCTGGATCGCAATGCCTGTGAGCGCGTGGCCGCGCAACTGGGCGGTGCGCCGATTTTTTGCTCGGACCAATACGACATGTACGAGATCGTGAGCATTTTGCGCGCCTGCCATCTGATGGTGTCTTCGCGCTACCACGCGATTGTCACGTCGATGCCCGCGGGCGTGCCTTCGCTGGGCGTTACGATGGATGAACGAATTCGCAATTTGATGCGGCAGCGCGGGCATTCACACTTGACGCTTAGCGTGGACGACGCCGAACTGGAAGATAAATTGTCCGGCGCGCTCGAAAACTTGTGGCGAGAGAGAGAAAATGTGGGAGAAGGAATTGGGCGCACGGTTGCGCAGAATTTGCGGCTGATGTCGAGGATGGGAATGTATTTCGAGGGGTTTGTCGCGCAGCAATATCCGGAATTTCCGCTGCGCAAGGGGGCGCTAAACTGGGAAGAGTATTTGCCGCCGCTTAGCGCAAACTTGCAGAGGCTGCTGGAAAAGTACGGCGCATGAAATTTCTTGCCGATATTTTTCAAAGGCTGGAGCGCGCCGACGACGCAATTGTTCTTCAGGAAATCCATGGACAAGAAATCACGAAGGCATCCGGCAAGGAATTGCTGGAGCTGACCGCGAAGGCCGGTAGATTTTTGGACGCGGCGAGTCCGCGGATTCATGCCGGCGACCGCTGCGCACTGCTCGGGCCGAATAGCATTCGCTGGGCCGCGGCGGATTTAGCGCTGATGTCCAGGGGGATTATTGTCGTGCCGCTTTACGCGCGCCAGGAACCGGCGGAATTAGCTGCTATGGTTCGCGACAGCGGAGCCACGGCGATCCTGTGCGACGGAGCGCAATTGCGCGATGCGGTGTTGCGTTCGTTTCCCGATGCACCGGCGATTTTTCTCTTCGACGAAGTGTTTGCGCATAAACCGGCAGAATCGATCCACACTGACAAAGCAACTGCCGGTGGACCTGTTCCGCTCACGATTATTTATACGTCGGGAACCTCCGGCGAGGCGAAGGGCGTGGTGCTCAACGACTGCAACGTCGATCACATGCTGGCGTGCACGACGGAGCGGCTGAATCAGTTGATGGGGCCGCGGAACGAGCCAGAACAGGTGTTTCATTGGACGCCTTTCAACTTTGCAGCGTCGTGGATTTCGTTGCTGAGCTCGCTTTCGCGAAATAGCGTTGTGTCGCTTTCGACTGACATCACAAAGCTCGCAGATGAAATACGCATCGCCGCGCCGAATTATTTTCTGAATGTGCCGACGCTGCTCGAACGCGTCCGAACAAAGATCGAAGAAAACATCCGCGGACGAGGTGGATGGATTGCGAATGTATTTTTCAAGGCGAAGAGCGCGTACCTGTGCCGCGGAACGAAGGAAGCGAAGTTCTCAGACATCTTCTGGCTAAAGATCGCCGGGGCGTTGATTTTTCCGACGATCCGCAAAGGAATGGGGCCGAATTTGAAGGCGCTGATCTGTGGCTCGGCGCCGCTTTCCGTGGAAACACAGAACTTTTTCATGATGCTAGGGATTCAGGTATTGCAGGCCTATGGGCTGACGGAAACGACGGCGATATGCACGATGGACGATCCGGCGCGCGTCGAGCCGGGGTATGTGGGCCATGCAATTCCGGGGCTGGAGATGAAAATCGACGACAATCAGGAAATCCTCGTGCGCGGACCGAACGTTTTTTCGGGCTACTGGAAGCGCCCGGAGGATACGGCGAAAGTGTTGCGCGACGGCTGGTTCCACACCGGCGACCAGGGAAAAATGAACGAACGCGGCAACTGGAAAATCACCGGACGGATCAAGAATCTAATTATTTTGAATTCAGGGCACAACGTCGCGCCCGAGCCTCTGGAGGAAGATCTCACGAGTCTGCTGCCGCGCGCGCAACAGGTGGTGCTTGTTGGCAACGAGCGCAGTTATCTGGCCGCAGTCATTACGACGGAACCAAACTCCGGACTGAACGAGGCGGCGGTCTCGGCGGCGCTTGAGAAGATGAATGCTCGATTGCCGCACTATCGTCAAATCCGCGCGTTCCACCTGGAGCGAAAGCCCTTCACGATCGAGAGCGGATTATTGACGGCCAATGGTAAACTCAGGCGCGACGCAGTTGCGGCGCACCTAAAGTCACAGATCGAAGAGCTTTATCGAAAGCGGCATGCATGAGCGGATTCCGGGGCGAAACGTTATCCTGGGAAATCAGCGGCGGAATCATCGAGCTGAAACTGCATCGCGAGCCGTGCAATGAAATCGGCTTGAAGACGCTCGAAGAGCTCGAAGAATTTTCCGTTGCGCTTGAGGCGACAAAGAAGAGCGCCGGCGCGCTGATCATCTATAGCGCGATGACGGCGGGATTCAGCGCCGGCGCGGACCTCCGTGAACTTTACCGCCGTTCTCAGCCGCTTCCGGCGGCTCAGCGTGTCACAGCGGTCCGTGATTTTCTGCAAAGGATTCATCACGTCTTGAATGCGCTCGATGATGCACCTTTGACGACGATTGCCGCCGTTCACGGAGTCACATTCGGCGGCGGACTAGAATTGGCGCTGGCGTGCGACATGATTATCGCCGACAAAACGGCGCGATTTGCTTTCCCGGAGCTGCGCCTGGGATTGATCCCAGGATTTGGCGGGATCCCCCGTCTGAAGCGCGATCTTGGCAACGAGATCGTTCGCGATCTGGTGCTTACCGGCCGCAGCTTCAACGCCACGAAAGCGCAGGCCATAGGACTGGTTAGCCAAGTTGCGGGGGAAAACGAAGCGCTGCGTGCGGCACGCGCGACCGCGGCGCAGGTTTGCAAATTTGATCGCGACACGGCGATTGTGGCCAAGCGATTCATCAAAAAAGTGCCCTATGAGGAGTTGCGCACGGAAATCGAGATTTTCTGCGAGCTTTTTGGCAGGCCTGCGGTCGAGGAGGGCTTGCGGAAATTCGCGGAGAGCACGGACGCAATGCCGTATCTGCCCTAGAGATTCCGGGACTGGAGCGTACGAGATGAACACGAGCGGACCTGAGAACAAACGAACACCACAAACGAAGGAGCAGCGATTTACGAAGCGTGCCGCATACGTGACGATTCTATTTGCCACGGGAATGATTTTCGCTGCACAGGCGCCGGTCGCGCAGGCGCAAAAACGCCGTATTCAAATTTCCGACATGGCAAAAATCGTGCACCCCGCCGATCCGCAAATTTCGCCGGACGACAAATCGATCGCCGTGGTCGTGGCGCACTCGAACATGAAGGAAGACCGTACGGACAGCGAAATCATGCTGATCGATATCGCGACAGGTTCGCAGCGCTCGCTGACCTATGGACGCAAAGGCGCGAGTTCGCCGCGATGGTCGCCGAATGGAGATCGCCTCGCGTTTCTGGCCATGGTCGGCAGTGACAAAGACGCCCAGCCGCAAATTTTCGTTCTGCGCATGGATGGCGGCGACGCCCAACAGATCACGAACGCTCCCGATGGAGTCGAACAATTTGCGTGGCGGCCGGATGGGACTGCATTTGCGTTTGTGACACCGGACCCTGCCGATAAGAAAGCCATTGAGACGCATCACGACGCGTTTCAAGTGGGCGATACGGATTACCTGGAAACGGCGGCAGCAGAATCTTCGCATGTTTGGTTGATTTCGGCTGCGGGCGGCGAAGCCAAGCGGCTGACTTCCGGCACATGGAGCCTGCCGATTGTCTTTCCGCCGAACCCGCCATCGTCGCCGCTTTCGTGGTCGCCGGATGGGAAATCCATTGTCATTACGCGACAGGAGACGCCCGAACCAGGCGACGGCGATGAAACAACACTGCAGATTCTCGACGTGGCGGCAGGGCAAATGCGCAAGCTGACGTCGCACGACAAGTTTGAAAGCACCGGCGTGTATTCGCCGGATGGGTCAAAGATCGCGTATTGGTATGCGCGGGAAGGGGATCCGAACAACGAAAATGAAATTTATGTCACCTCCAGCGACAGCGGAGATGGCAACGATGCGACGCGAGGAATTGACCGCAATGTGCAGCGCGCGATTTGGATGCCAGATGGAAAATCGCTGTTGGTTGGCGGACACGACGGCACAACGACATCGTTGTGGTTGCAACCGCTAAGAGGGCCAGCGCGAAAGCTCGACCTCGGTGACATCGAGCCCTCGTGGAGCTTCTGGATTGACGCTATGGTTGGTCCGAAAGGCGATATTGCGTTTACCGGAAATACACCGGGACGACCGACGGAGCTCTATTACATGACTTCGCCAGGGACCGCGCCGAAACGGTTGACGAACTACAACGCGGAGACGGCAGCGCTCGATTTGGGAAAAGCACAAAGCATCGAATGGCAGGCCGATGGCTTTCCTGAGGACGGCGTGCTCACGTATCCTCCGGATTTCGAGCAGAGCAAAAAATATCCGCTCGTGCTGCTGATTCACGGCGGCCCTCAGGCGAGCTCGACGCTTTCGTTCAGCCTGCTGGCACAGGTGATCGCAGCGGAGGGATATTTCGTGTTCTCACCAAACTACCGAGGCAGCGATAATCTGGGGAACGCATATCAGCGCGCCATTTACCGCGACGCTGGAGCGGGACCCGGACGCGATGTGATGGCCGGGCTGGCCGAAATCGAAAAAATTGGTTTTATTGACACGGACAAAATCGCGGTGACGGGATGGTCGTACGGCGGGTATATGACTTCGTGGATGATCAGCCACTATCACATCTGGAAGGCGGCCGTTTCCGGCGCGGCGGTCAATGATTTGACGATGGAGGCGACGGTCTCCGACGGGAACCGGACGGATTATTATTCGATGGGCGGGTCGCCGTGGGCGGGCGACAACTGGAAAATTTACCGCGACGAATCGCCGATCACTTATGCGGCACAAATCAAAACGCCGACGCTGATTCTGTGCGACGTGGGCGATTTTCGCGTGCCCATCGTGCAATCGTACGAGATGTATCACGCGCTGAAAGACAATGGAGTGACGACGCAGTTTTGGGCGTATCCGGTCGGCGGGCATTTTCCGGGGGATCCGGTGCGTGCGGCGGATGTAATGACGCGCTGGGTAGGCTGGGTGAATCAATATTTGAAATAGCCCGGACTCGCGGCGCGACACGGAAAATTTGCGGCATAAAATTTGCGAGAGAACGGGCGCGTGGCGCACGGCAGTGGAATTCACCTAAAATAGAGGACTATGCGATCGCTTCAAGAAGTGACGGACGAAGTCCTGCAACTGGCGGCTGCGCATTTCAAAGTGCCGCGCGAACAGCTTGCGCCGGACGATGATTTTTTCAAAAAGCTGAATATCAACAGTCTGCAGGCGCTCGACTTGCTGACACACATCGAGAATCACTTCCACATTGAATTGCCGGACTACGAATTGCAGGGCATCAGCGACTTCCGCACGCTCGCCGCGCGCATCCAAGCGCGCCTCTGATGCTCGACCTCCATGAATATTCCTCGCTGGGCGCGGCTTTGCGCGCCGCGCTCGAACGCTGGCCGAATGAAATTTGCCTGATCGAAGCGGACCGCGAACGCGAAAATTGCCGACTAACGTACCAGCAGTTCAAAGAAGCAGCCTTGCCGCTCGCGCGCGCGATGCAGGATTCCGGATTTGCCGCGGGCGGGCGCGTGTCGATCATTATGACGAATCAGTCGAAGTGGCTGATTTCCGCATACGCGATTTTTTATTGCGGCGGCGTGCTCGTGCCGCTCGATTACAAGCTCACGGCGCGGGAGCACTTGCAACTTTTGGCGCACTCCCAATCCGACGTGCTCGTCACGGAATATTACCTTTGGCGCGCGATTACGCAGGCCGAAGGCTTCACGGATCTGAAGCTGAAGACCGTCCTAGTAACGGAAGCTCCGGCGAAAGCGGATTTGCGAGGTGCAAACCGCTGGGAAGAGTTTCACGGCAATGGCGATCCCGTTTTTGTGGAACGGAAGCGCACGGACTGGGCATCAATCGTTTATTCGTCTGGGACCGGCGGGCAGCCAAAGGGCTGCGTGATGACGCATGAGAATTACCTCGAACAATGCGCGTCGCTCGCTTCGCTTTTTCCTTTTTGGCCTGGCGTGCGCTATTTGAGCATCCTGCCGACGAATCATGCGATCGATTTCATGATCGGGTTCATCGGACCGTTCGTCTGCGGTGCAGCAGTGGTGCACTTGCGGACGCTAAGACCGGAATTCATCCGCGAGGCATTCACGCGCTATCGCATCACGTACATCACCGTAGTGCCGATGGTGCTGAAAAATCTCGAGCGCGCCATGCGCCAGAAGTTCGAGGAACTCCCTAAATCGCGACGCATCATGCTGGGCTGGCTAATCGCCGTGAATCGCGCGCTCACTCGCCGACGGCCGCATGTGCACCTGAGCAGATTGCTGCTGGGCGATATTCACAAGGCATTTGGAGGCGAACTGCGTGCGATTTTTGTCGGAGGCGCGTTCACGGAACCGGCGACGCTGCAATTTTTTTACGACCTGGGAATCCCCGTGGGGAATGGATATGGATTGACAGAGGCGGGAACGGTGATCACGCTGAACGACTTCAAACCCTTTCGCGCCGATACCGTCGGGAAGCCGCTGCCGGGCACGGAAGTTCGCATTGTGAGTCCAGGCCCAGACGGAATTGGAGAAGTCGCCGCGCATGGCAAGACGATCATGTCGCACTACCTCGACGATCGGGAGATGACCGCGGCGACGATTGTGGACGGCTGGCTGATGACAGGCGACCTTGGGAGAATGGACGCGATGGGGCATTTGCAGCTTTTCGGGCGCAAGAAAAATATGATCGTCACCGAAGGCGGCAAGAATATATACCCGGAAGATATCGAAAACGCGTTCGAAGGCCTCCCATTGAAGGAATTTTGCATTTTTGCTGCAAATTACGTGTGGCCGCAACGAACAATGCTTGGTGAGCAATTAGTCTTGGTGCTGCGGCTCGATGACGCCTCACAATTCACGGACGAATTGCGCACGCAAATCATTGAACGCAACCGGCGATTGCCCGATTTCAAGCGTGTTGGCGGAAGCCTCGTCTGGACGCGCGATTTCCCGCGCACGGCATCGCTGAAAATCAAGCGCGAGGCACTGGCCGACGAGATTCGAAATGTGACCGATAGCTCGGCTATGATTTCGGTGTGAGGGCTCGCGAGTGACGAAACGTTTTTTTGCACTGGTGAATCCGGCGGCAGGCGGAGGCAAGTGCGGCAAACTCGCGCCAGCGGCGCTCGCGAAGTTGCGCGCTTCGGGCATTGAAATTGATGTTGCGGAAACGCACGCGCCGGGTCATGCCACGGAGCTTGTCCGCGAGGCGCAGAAGCTGGGACATCGAAATTTTCTTTCCGTCGGCGGGGACGGCACGTCCTACGAAATCGTGAACGGAATTTTCCCTTTGTCTCCGGGAGATTCCGGCGAACGGCGGGCGCTGGCGTTCCTGCCGCTGGGCACGGGCAACTCGTTTTTGCGGGATTTTCTGGATCATCGCGGCGTGGAGAGTGTGGAAAGCGTCGCGCGTGCGATTTTGAGCGGACAGCGCCGCACTTGCGACGTGATTCGGCTAAAGCACGCGACGGGGGAAGTTCACTACATCAATTTATTGACGCTCGGATTTGCCGCGGACGCGGCGGAATTCGCAAACCGGCACCTTAAGGCCTTTGGTTACACCGGCTATGCGCTCAGTATCCTGGCGTGCCTTGCGCGCCTGAATCGCCGCGCGTTTGCTCTGCGCACAGATGGCGCGACGGAATTCGACCGCCGGCGCTGCCTCTTTCTTGCATTCAGCAACACGAAATTCACGGGCGGAAACATGATGATCACGCCCAACGCGGACTCTTCCGACGGGCTGATCGAATACGTCCGCTGGGGGCCGATTGGACGGATCGCCTTGCTGCGCAATCTGCACACGCTATTCGATGGGACGCACATTCATCATCCGCTGGCGTCGCGCGCCGCAGTGCGGGAGGTGGAATTCGCGCTCGACGAGCCCGTAAGTGTAACAATCGACGGAGAGAGCCTGCGCCTGAAATGCGAGCGGCTGAGTATTCTGCCGGGTGCACTGGACGTTGTCATATGAGATCCGCATACCTCAAAGTGCGCTCGGCGGTGTTATGGGCCGCCAGCGGGGTGCATTTTTTCGTGGTTTGCACGCTGCTCGTCGCGCTGGGAATGATCGCCGATCCGCGCAAGAACGACCGCCCGCAGCGAATTTTCTTCCGCAACATTTTGCGGCTGGCGGGAGTGAGATTTGAAGTCCAGCGAGCGCCGGGATTCGACGCGCAGCGCACGAGTCTTTTCGTCTGCAATCATGTGAATATTTTCGATCCGTTTGTGATTTATTCTGCGATTCCGCAATTCGTGCGCGGGTTCGAGCTGGCCTCGCATTTCAAGGTGCCCGCGTACGGATGGATGATGGGCCGGTTCGGAAATGTCCCCGTACCGGATGAAAACGACCGCAGCCGCGCGTCGCTCGAATTGATGACGCGGAAGGCGAGAAATTCGTTGGATTCCGGAATCAGCCTGATTGCGTTTGCAGAAGGCTCGCGGACGCGTACGGGGCACGTTGGAGCATTCCAGAAGGGTGTCTTTCGGCTGGCGGTCAGCTTTGGCGTGCCGATTGTGCCGATGAGCATCGTAGGATCTTACGAATTTCATCGCACCGGCAATTGGATGCTGAATCCGGGGAAAATCACGGTCATCCTGCACGATACGATCGAGACAAAGGGGATGAACAAGACGGACGCGGAGGGATTGCGAGACCGCGTACATGCCATCGTCTCCGCACCTGTGGAAGAACATATTGCAAGGCTTGCGAAGGACTCGCTGTAGTCATCTTGCGGAATTCGTTGCGGAAAAAGGAAAATGAAAACTAAAAGGGCTCACGGTGACCGGGGATCATTCGCCCTGCGCGAATTTCCTGTCCGGTATAGATGATTCGATGAATCACCG
This region of Candidatus Acidiferrales bacterium genomic DNA includes:
- a CDS encoding diacylglycerol kinase family protein → MTKRFFALVNPAAGGGKCGKLAPAALAKLRASGIEIDVAETHAPGHATELVREAQKLGHRNFLSVGGDGTSYEIVNGIFPLSPGDSGERRALAFLPLGTGNSFLRDFLDHRGVESVESVARAILSGQRRTCDVIRLKHATGEVHYINLLTLGFAADAAEFANRHLKAFGYTGYALSILACLARLNRRAFALRTDGATEFDRRRCLFLAFSNTKFTGGNMMITPNADSSDGLIEYVRWGPIGRIALLRNLHTLFDGTHIHHPLASRAAVREVEFALDEPVSVTIDGESLRLKCERLSILPGALDVVI
- a CDS encoding lysophospholipid acyltransferase family protein, which gives rise to MRSAYLKVRSAVLWAASGVHFFVVCTLLVALGMIADPRKNDRPQRIFFRNILRLAGVRFEVQRAPGFDAQRTSLFVCNHVNIFDPFVIYSAIPQFVRGFELASHFKVPAYGWMMGRFGNVPVPDENDRSRASLELMTRKARNSLDSGISLIAFAEGSRTRTGHVGAFQKGVFRLAVSFGVPIVPMSIVGSYEFHRTGNWMLNPGKITVILHDTIETKGMNKTDAEGLRDRVHAIVSAPVEEHIARLAKDSL
- a CDS encoding S9 family peptidase, which codes for MNTSGPENKRTPQTKEQRFTKRAAYVTILFATGMIFAAQAPVAQAQKRRIQISDMAKIVHPADPQISPDDKSIAVVVAHSNMKEDRTDSEIMLIDIATGSQRSLTYGRKGASSPRWSPNGDRLAFLAMVGSDKDAQPQIFVLRMDGGDAQQITNAPDGVEQFAWRPDGTAFAFVTPDPADKKAIETHHDAFQVGDTDYLETAAAESSHVWLISAAGGEAKRLTSGTWSLPIVFPPNPPSSPLSWSPDGKSIVITRQETPEPGDGDETTLQILDVAAGQMRKLTSHDKFESTGVYSPDGSKIAYWYAREGDPNNENEIYVTSSDSGDGNDATRGIDRNVQRAIWMPDGKSLLVGGHDGTTTSLWLQPLRGPARKLDLGDIEPSWSFWIDAMVGPKGDIAFTGNTPGRPTELYYMTSPGTAPKRLTNYNAETAALDLGKAQSIEWQADGFPEDGVLTYPPDFEQSKKYPLVLLIHGGPQASSTLSFSLLAQVIAAEGYFVFSPNYRGSDNLGNAYQRAIYRDAGAGPGRDVMAGLAEIEKIGFIDTDKIAVTGWSYGGYMTSWMISHYHIWKAAVSGAAVNDLTMEATVSDGNRTDYYSMGGSPWAGDNWKIYRDESPITYAAQIKTPTLILCDVGDFRVPIVQSYEMYHALKDNGVTTQFWAYPVGGHFPGDPVRAADVMTRWVGWVNQYLK
- a CDS encoding SDR family oxidoreductase, whose translation is MAIFLTGSTGYIGAHIAANLLGDSSEPLNLLVRARNSQEAKERLWHALQLHMSFPQFREFLDSRLQIFLGDLTGANFGLEDNAYRQLVRSTESIIHCAASLNRKSEKSCLNVNLRGTLQVIQLGMRARDEHGLRRFSHVSTVAVAGQRQNEIVEEDSSIDWNRSDYDPYARTKKFCEYMLAELLPDVPRTIFRPSIVLGDSRRPETNQFDMVQAFVFLAGLPLLPFRPDDRVDIVPVDYVANAITTLHQKEKTAHEIYHLSSGAESETYRQLTLALAEAQGKRPPVFVPSLEQPTASTVNFAAGKFGKAGKLATLLKVFLPYLRWNTVFDNTRVVSEMGCTPDPFSKYCYPLLKFSRENHFTYPYRSWPQEAAQEIPR
- a CDS encoding AMP-binding protein; the encoded protein is MKFLADIFQRLERADDAIVLQEIHGQEITKASGKELLELTAKAGRFLDAASPRIHAGDRCALLGPNSIRWAAADLALMSRGIIVVPLYARQEPAELAAMVRDSGATAILCDGAQLRDAVLRSFPDAPAIFLFDEVFAHKPAESIHTDKATAGGPVPLTIIYTSGTSGEAKGVVLNDCNVDHMLACTTERLNQLMGPRNEPEQVFHWTPFNFAASWISLLSSLSRNSVVSLSTDITKLADEIRIAAPNYFLNVPTLLERVRTKIEENIRGRGGWIANVFFKAKSAYLCRGTKEAKFSDIFWLKIAGALIFPTIRKGMGPNLKALICGSAPLSVETQNFFMMLGIQVLQAYGLTETTAICTMDDPARVEPGYVGHAIPGLEMKIDDNQEILVRGPNVFSGYWKRPEDTAKVLRDGWFHTGDQGKMNERGNWKITGRIKNLIILNSGHNVAPEPLEEDLTSLLPRAQQVVLVGNERSYLAAVITTEPNSGLNEAAVSAALEKMNARLPHYRQIRAFHLERKPFTIESGLLTANGKLRRDAVAAHLKSQIEELYRKRHA
- a CDS encoding polysaccharide pyruvyl transferase family protein; its protein translation is MMDFLLEAWVAGSIEWAKFTWMLGRGKRWQPGEKLRLLFACYCGARNTGSDLRVEEILRQVRRVLGDENVDLAVMTQDFDLTRGYFQGTRQVRLPDVFPPFLNRETPQYDGVVACEGSMFKSKFANALTTMMIGSLALASARNRLSVGYGGEAGHMDPLVEKMCKHYCRDSIVITRSEESQALLGKLGIPTELGTDTAWTFEPRPAEYGQKVLREAGWDGTTPVLVLCPINPFWWPVKASVAKAAARMLTGAYKESHYRSIYFHRSGRSVESAYSRYIHAFARGVDRFRREHKVFTVCVGMEMLDRNACERVAAQLGGAPIFCSDQYDMYEIVSILRACHLMVSSRYHAIVTSMPAGVPSLGVTMDERIRNLMRQRGHSHLTLSVDDAELEDKLSGALENLWRERENVGEGIGRTVAQNLRLMSRMGMYFEGFVAQQYPEFPLRKGALNWEEYLPPLSANLQRLLEKYGA
- a CDS encoding AMP-binding protein, which gives rise to MLDLHEYSSLGAALRAALERWPNEICLIEADRERENCRLTYQQFKEAALPLARAMQDSGFAAGGRVSIIMTNQSKWLISAYAIFYCGGVLVPLDYKLTAREHLQLLAHSQSDVLVTEYYLWRAITQAEGFTDLKLKTVLVTEAPAKADLRGANRWEEFHGNGDPVFVERKRTDWASIVYSSGTGGQPKGCVMTHENYLEQCASLASLFPFWPGVRYLSILPTNHAIDFMIGFIGPFVCGAAVVHLRTLRPEFIREAFTRYRITYITVVPMVLKNLERAMRQKFEELPKSRRIMLGWLIAVNRALTRRRPHVHLSRLLLGDIHKAFGGELRAIFVGGAFTEPATLQFFYDLGIPVGNGYGLTEAGTVITLNDFKPFRADTVGKPLPGTEVRIVSPGPDGIGEVAAHGKTIMSHYLDDREMTAATIVDGWLMTGDLGRMDAMGHLQLFGRKKNMIVTEGGKNIYPEDIENAFEGLPLKEFCIFAANYVWPQRTMLGEQLVLVLRLDDASQFTDELRTQIIERNRRLPDFKRVGGSLVWTRDFPRTASLKIKREALADEIRNVTDSSAMISV
- a CDS encoding enoyl-CoA hydratase/isomerase family protein gives rise to the protein MSGFRGETLSWEISGGIIELKLHREPCNEIGLKTLEELEEFSVALEATKKSAGALIIYSAMTAGFSAGADLRELYRRSQPLPAAQRVTAVRDFLQRIHHVLNALDDAPLTTIAAVHGVTFGGGLELALACDMIIADKTARFAFPELRLGLIPGFGGIPRLKRDLGNEIVRDLVLTGRSFNATKAQAIGLVSQVAGENEALRAARATAAQVCKFDRDTAIVAKRFIKKVPYEELRTEIEIFCELFGRPAVEEGLRKFAESTDAMPYLP
- a CDS encoding acyl carrier protein, with the translated sequence MRSLQEVTDEVLQLAAAHFKVPREQLAPDDDFFKKLNINSLQALDLLTHIENHFHIELPDYELQGISDFRTLAARIQARL